Proteins from one Streptomyces sp. NBC_00289 genomic window:
- the opcA gene encoding glucose-6-phosphate dehydrogenase assembly protein OpcA, whose amino-acid sequence MKTDLTDTTASKINKALVQGRRAIGTPAVGMVLTLVIVTDEENAYDALKASNDASHEHPSRTIVVIRRVSRSPRDRTKSRLDAEVRVGADAGTGETVVVRLYGEVAEHAQSVVLPLLLPDAPVVVWWPVNAPLDPAQDPLGALAQRRVTDTYASEQPVRDLSTRADTYTPGDTDLSWTRITPWRSMLAAALDQVTCEVKAVEVEGEEFNPSCELLAMWLADRLDVPVKRSLSGGPGLTAVRMDTNSGPIVLDRADGSLATLSIEGQPNRAVALKRRDTAELIAEELRRLDPDDTYASALRFGVDRLNTSNDRAAAASDTKPAAEPAADTRGPAAKGEGGAIPTPLESAAKAPAKEAAAQAPVKKAAAK is encoded by the coding sequence ATGAAGACAGACCTCACGGACACCACGGCCAGCAAGATCAACAAGGCGCTCGTCCAGGGCCGTCGTGCCATCGGCACGCCGGCCGTGGGCATGGTCCTCACCCTGGTCATCGTCACCGACGAGGAGAACGCCTACGACGCCCTGAAGGCCAGCAACGACGCCTCGCACGAGCACCCCTCGCGCACCATCGTGGTCATCCGGCGCGTCTCCCGTTCGCCCCGCGACCGTACGAAGTCCCGCCTGGACGCCGAGGTCCGCGTGGGTGCCGACGCGGGCACCGGCGAGACGGTGGTGGTGCGGCTGTACGGCGAGGTGGCCGAGCACGCGCAGTCGGTGGTCCTGCCCCTGCTGCTGCCGGACGCCCCGGTGGTGGTCTGGTGGCCGGTCAACGCGCCGCTCGACCCGGCGCAGGACCCGCTGGGCGCCCTGGCCCAGCGCCGGGTCACCGACACCTACGCCTCCGAGCAGCCGGTGCGCGACCTCAGCACCCGCGCCGACACCTACACCCCCGGTGACACGGACCTCTCGTGGACCCGCATCACGCCCTGGCGCTCGATGCTGGCCGCCGCCCTGGACCAGGTCACCTGCGAGGTGAAGGCCGTCGAGGTGGAGGGCGAGGAGTTCAACCCGAGCTGCGAGCTGCTCGCCATGTGGCTCGCCGACCGGCTGGACGTTCCGGTGAAGCGGTCGCTGTCCGGCGGCCCGGGTCTCACGGCCGTCCGCATGGACACCAACAGCGGCCCGATCGTGCTGGACCGGGCGGACGGTTCGCTGGCCACCCTGTCGATCGAGGGCCAGCCGAACCGCGCGGTGGCGCTCAAGCGCCGTGACACGGCCGAGCTGATCGCGGAGGAGCTGCGGCGGCTCGACCCGGACGACACGTACGCCTCGGCGCTGCGGTTCGGCGTGGACCGGCTGAACACGTCGAACGACAGGGCAGCGGCGGCATCCGACACGAAGCCGGCCGCCGAACCGGCCGCCGACACCCGGGGGCCCGCCGCCAAAGGAGAAGGGGGCGCGATCCCCACTCCCCTCGAGAGTGCTGCGAAAGCTCCCGCGAAGGAGGCGGCGGCGCAGGCCCCGGTGAAGAAGGCGGCGGCGAAGTGA
- the zwf gene encoding glucose-6-phosphate dehydrogenase, which produces MSSSNPLRDPADRRLPRIAGPSGLVIFGVTGDLSRKKLMPAVYDLANRGLLPPGFSLVGFARREWKHEDFAQEVHDAVKEHARTPFREEVWQQLIQGMRFVQGTFDDDDAFERLRATIEELDKAQGTGGNFAFYLSVPPRSFPVVIQQLKKHGLADQEGGSWRRAVIEKPFGHDLKSAEDLNKVVHEVFGSDQVFRIDHYLGKETVQNILALRFANTMFEPIWNRSFVDHVQITMAEDIGIGGRAGYYDGIGAARDVIQNHLLQLMALTAMEEPASFDADALAAEKTKVLGAVRLPPDLGRDTVRGQYAAGWQGGEKAVGYLEEDGIDPKSKTDTYAAIKVEVDNRRWAGVPFYLRTGKRLGRRVTEIAVVFQRAPHSPFDHTATEELGKNAIVIRVQPDEGVTVRFGSKVPGTSMEIRDVSMDFAYGESFTESSPEAYERLILDVLLGDSNLFPRTEEVELSWKILDPIEQYWDRNGKPAQYASGTWGPVEADEMLERDGRSWRRP; this is translated from the coding sequence TTGTCAAGCAGCAATCCGCTGCGTGACCCCGCCGACCGACGGCTCCCGCGTATCGCGGGGCCGTCGGGTCTGGTTATTTTCGGCGTCACGGGCGATTTGTCCCGGAAGAAGCTCATGCCCGCCGTCTACGACCTCGCGAACCGGGGCCTGTTGCCGCCGGGTTTCTCGCTGGTCGGTTTCGCCCGGCGGGAATGGAAGCACGAGGACTTCGCACAGGAGGTCCACGACGCCGTCAAGGAGCACGCCCGTACGCCGTTCCGTGAGGAGGTCTGGCAGCAGCTCATCCAGGGGATGCGCTTCGTCCAGGGCACCTTCGACGACGACGACGCCTTCGAGCGGCTCCGCGCCACCATCGAGGAGCTGGACAAGGCACAGGGCACGGGCGGCAACTTCGCCTTCTACCTGTCCGTGCCGCCGCGCTCCTTCCCCGTGGTCATCCAGCAGCTGAAGAAGCACGGGCTGGCCGACCAGGAAGGCGGTTCCTGGCGCCGCGCGGTCATCGAGAAGCCGTTCGGCCACGACCTCAAGTCGGCCGAGGACCTCAACAAGGTCGTCCACGAGGTCTTCGGCTCGGACCAGGTCTTCCGCATCGACCACTACCTGGGCAAGGAGACGGTCCAGAACATCCTGGCGCTGCGCTTCGCCAACACGATGTTCGAGCCGATCTGGAACCGGTCCTTCGTGGACCACGTGCAGATCACGATGGCCGAGGACATCGGCATCGGCGGCCGGGCCGGCTACTACGACGGCATCGGCGCGGCCCGTGACGTCATCCAGAACCACCTGCTCCAGCTGATGGCCCTCACCGCGATGGAGGAGCCCGCCTCCTTCGACGCGGACGCGCTGGCCGCCGAGAAGACCAAGGTGCTGGGCGCGGTCCGGCTACCCCCCGACCTGGGCCGCGACACCGTGCGCGGCCAGTACGCGGCGGGCTGGCAGGGCGGCGAGAAAGCCGTCGGCTACCTCGAAGAGGACGGCATCGACCCCAAGTCGAAGACCGACACCTACGCCGCCATCAAGGTGGAGGTCGACAACCGCCGCTGGGCGGGCGTCCCCTTCTATCTGCGGACCGGCAAGCGCCTGGGCCGCCGGGTCACCGAGATCGCGGTCGTCTTCCAGCGGGCCCCTCACTCCCCCTTCGACCACACGGCGACCGAGGAGCTCGGCAAGAACGCGATCGTCATCCGCGTCCAGCCCGACGAGGGCGTCACCGTGCGCTTCGGCTCCAAGGTGCCGGGCACCTCGATGGAGATCCGGGACGTGTCCATGGACTTCGCCTACGGCGAGTCGTTCACGGAGTCCAGCCCGGAGGCGTACGAACGGCTGATCCTCGACGTCCTGCTCGGCGACTCGAACCTCTTCCCGCGCACCGAGGAGGTCGAGCTGTCCTGGAAGATCCTCGACCCGATCGAGCAGTACTGGGACAGGAACGGCAAGCCGGCGCAGTACGCGTCGGGCACGTGGGGCCCCGTCGAGGCGGACGAAATGCTCGAGCGAGACGGACGGAGCTGGCGCCGGCCATGA